Proteins encoded within one genomic window of Planctomycetia bacterium:
- a CDS encoding type IV secretion system DNA-binding domain-containing protein — protein MTIDLASIAITPEQATRNIMISGLPGSGKTVLVWFLLDSLLKGFPDEDIRILLTDPKKENTPIVAGALPPWAPIWLTHPDEARSVRIAFGKIYKTFSDAERLSHHLIQDEKNSVEKYWRNIARLLLSYEILWYQTKHPGNWTLHDLVTAGTNSAELERKLGRFPPSQSLIQATFQDPEHRGKVVSSLGSYLGQYRALAQNWQKCKDEISLENILSSRCVLMLGHDELYPSQFARLNSLIISELSAAILSKRDQSKRHYLILDEFALLKGFTDIRELLLKGRDSNISVVLTFQDPAAVISVLGKDRFIEITSMCQFKVFLKQGPEASRWASEQCGQREVKEGSAIKQRPIILPDEFMNLSLATGRTIDGFITTPYGAPARFSLPFRKRLISIFQKASGRGFIPRS, from the coding sequence ATGACAATTGACCTCGCTTCGATTGCCATTACACCAGAACAGGCAACTCGAAACATCATGATTTCAGGTTTGCCTGGGAGCGGCAAAACCGTGCTCGTCTGGTTCCTGCTGGATTCTCTGCTGAAAGGGTTTCCAGATGAGGACATTCGTATCCTGCTTACTGATCCCAAGAAAGAGAATACCCCGATTGTAGCTGGTGCACTTCCACCTTGGGCACCCATCTGGCTCACTCATCCAGACGAAGCCAGGTCTGTTCGAATTGCCTTCGGCAAAATCTACAAGACATTCAGTGATGCGGAGCGGCTGTCTCACCACCTTATTCAAGACGAGAAGAACTCCGTTGAAAAGTACTGGCGTAACATCGCTCGTTTGTTGCTGTCCTACGAAATACTGTGGTACCAGACAAAACATCCTGGCAACTGGACGCTCCATGATCTTGTGACAGCCGGAACCAATTCAGCAGAACTCGAAAGAAAGCTCGGTCGATTCCCGCCATCGCAGAGTCTGATTCAAGCGACATTTCAAGATCCAGAGCACCGTGGAAAAGTAGTTTCGTCGCTTGGAAGCTATCTTGGGCAATACCGTGCACTCGCTCAGAACTGGCAGAAGTGCAAGGACGAAATCTCGTTGGAGAACATTCTGTCATCTCGCTGTGTGCTGATGCTCGGGCATGATGAACTGTATCCCAGTCAGTTTGCTCGTCTCAACAGCCTGATCATCTCCGAACTGTCAGCCGCCATTCTCTCAAAGCGTGATCAATCCAAGAGGCATTATCTCATTCTCGATGAGTTTGCCTTGCTGAAGGGCTTTACTGATATCCGTGAACTGCTTCTAAAAGGCAGAGATTCAAACATCTCCGTGGTTCTGACCTTCCAAGATCCCGCTGCTGTTATCTCGGTGCTTGGAAAAGACAGGTTCATTGAAATAACCTCGATGTGTCAATTCAAAGTTTTCTTGAAACAGGGACCTGAAGCTTCACGATGGGCATCGGAACAGTGTGGGCAACGCGAGGTGAAAGAAGGGAGTGCCATCAAACAACGTCCAATCATTTTGCCAGATGAATTCATGAACTTGAGCTTGGCAACTGGACGTACCATAGACGGTTTTATCACCACGCCCTATGGAGCTCCCGCTCGATTCAGTCTCCCCTTTCGTAAACGTTTGATCAGTATCTTTCAGAAGGCATCTGGACGTGGGTTTATCCCACGATCTTGA
- a CDS encoding S8 family peptidase yields MRNKPHLHLEEIPDSVPYSYAGGVPVNALPFQLPPRDRVPHGRARADEVRNAVAESERLRQEQADLHVQDDGQIKYITFTLRSDPGFQLRLERLDRVRQKIRLLSSRVENGIYVATISMPINKVVGFLKLIENYARRDNSHGNADNRELIESISSISLTVVQDLWSDSIPIPSLDATLWLEVWLHQFNEQPEQNYQRFAQLAQMLGFQVTSRYVKFPERLVTLAFGSLAQLSKSLDLLTLVAEVRKAKELASHYTQLSGREQADFVQHAAQRIIPPARTAPAVCLLDTGVNRGHLLLAPALEPSDLHAVDIQWGNSDHDPHQHGTTMAGIALYGCLTTILDSVDPIRLKHRLESVKLIPPPPGENSPDVYGAVTKEATARVESVAPERNRAYCLTITTDDLDNGLPSQWSAALDDCCHGGLEAIPKLVFVSAGNIGTEFFASTYSYHDWNCQKAGIEEPAQAWNAVTVGAYTEKVIERETLQDGWQVIAEPGDLTPTSRTSLPWPPDNQKEWPIKPDIVMEGGNYIEKNGERDNLDDLSLLTTCLKPTGQLLTTTRDTSPAAASAARMAAVIWSYYPQFWPETVRALMIHSAQWTPAMIRRFPGNNKSVIQKRLRCYGYGVPDLEKALFSAQNAATLIYQGELQPYHRKVSVNADGDTTENPPSTNEMHLHALPWPIEVLQQLGELNIKMHVTLSYYIESSPGRVVWGRKYRYQSHGLRFDLKRPTESLQAFRRRLTKHEWENGNRPSIVPDTRSWLIGEARNHGSIHSDWWHGNAATLAASSHIAIYPVTGWWKERPHLNKYNSKARYSLVITIETPNAEIDLYGAITAQPEVMTEIEVTS; encoded by the coding sequence ATGAGAAACAAGCCTCACTTACATCTTGAGGAAATTCCTGATTCCGTGCCCTATTCTTATGCTGGAGGAGTGCCTGTTAATGCTCTACCTTTTCAGTTGCCACCACGAGATCGAGTTCCGCATGGCCGGGCGAGAGCAGATGAAGTCAGAAATGCCGTTGCAGAAAGTGAACGACTCCGTCAAGAACAGGCAGACTTGCACGTGCAAGACGATGGGCAGATCAAGTACATTACCTTTACTCTTCGCAGTGATCCAGGGTTCCAATTAAGACTTGAAAGACTTGACCGGGTACGTCAGAAAATCAGGCTACTCAGTTCCAGAGTCGAAAATGGCATCTATGTTGCAACCATATCGATGCCAATCAACAAGGTGGTCGGCTTTCTGAAACTGATTGAGAATTACGCCAGACGAGATAACTCCCATGGAAATGCTGATAATCGAGAATTGATTGAGAGTATTTCATCCATCTCACTGACAGTCGTGCAAGACCTCTGGTCTGACAGCATTCCAATACCAAGTCTAGATGCCACCTTATGGCTGGAAGTTTGGCTTCATCAGTTCAATGAGCAACCGGAGCAAAATTATCAGCGATTTGCTCAGCTGGCACAGATGCTTGGATTTCAAGTCACGTCGAGATATGTGAAGTTTCCTGAACGACTGGTGACGCTAGCCTTTGGCTCACTTGCTCAGCTTTCAAAGTCTTTGGACCTGCTCACGCTCGTAGCTGAAGTGCGCAAAGCCAAAGAGCTTGCATCGCACTACACACAGCTATCTGGACGAGAACAAGCAGACTTCGTGCAACACGCAGCTCAACGAATAATTCCTCCCGCAAGAACAGCACCCGCAGTTTGCTTGCTTGATACTGGTGTCAATCGTGGACACCTTCTGTTGGCCCCAGCATTAGAACCTAGCGATCTGCATGCTGTGGATATCCAATGGGGAAACAGCGATCACGATCCACATCAGCACGGAACCACGATGGCAGGGATAGCCCTTTATGGCTGCCTCACCACCATCTTGGATTCTGTTGATCCGATCAGGCTGAAGCACCGATTGGAATCAGTGAAGTTGATTCCACCACCACCTGGTGAAAACTCACCAGATGTGTATGGTGCGGTTACCAAAGAAGCAACTGCAAGAGTGGAATCCGTCGCACCAGAAAGGAATCGAGCGTACTGCCTAACTATTACAACTGATGATCTTGATAATGGGCTTCCTTCACAATGGTCAGCTGCACTGGATGATTGTTGTCATGGAGGACTTGAAGCTATTCCTAAGCTTGTCTTTGTTTCCGCTGGAAACATTGGAACAGAGTTCTTTGCATCAACTTATTCCTACCATGATTGGAATTGTCAGAAGGCTGGAATCGAAGAACCGGCACAGGCTTGGAATGCCGTTACCGTAGGGGCATACACGGAGAAAGTAATCGAACGAGAAACGCTGCAAGATGGCTGGCAAGTTATTGCCGAGCCCGGTGATCTGACACCTACCAGTCGTACATCGTTGCCTTGGCCACCAGATAATCAGAAAGAATGGCCTATCAAGCCTGACATCGTGATGGAGGGCGGAAACTACATTGAGAAAAACGGTGAAAGAGATAATCTCGATGATCTTTCACTTTTGACAACGTGCCTTAAGCCAACAGGTCAGTTGCTCACTACCACACGTGATACCAGTCCTGCTGCTGCATCGGCTGCTCGAATGGCTGCTGTCATTTGGAGCTACTATCCTCAATTCTGGCCAGAAACAGTACGGGCTTTGATGATTCACAGTGCACAATGGACGCCGGCAATGATTCGTCGGTTTCCAGGCAACAACAAATCTGTGATTCAGAAGAGACTTCGCTGCTATGGCTACGGTGTCCCTGATTTAGAGAAGGCTCTCTTTAGTGCACAAAACGCTGCAACCCTGATTTACCAGGGTGAACTACAACCTTATCATCGCAAAGTGTCAGTAAACGCGGATGGTGATACTACTGAGAATCCGCCCTCGACCAACGAGATGCATCTTCATGCCTTGCCTTGGCCCATCGAAGTGTTGCAACAGTTGGGAGAACTGAACATCAAGATGCACGTGACTTTATCGTACTACATTGAATCAAGCCCTGGCCGAGTGGTATGGGGGCGAAAGTACCGATATCAATCTCACGGGTTAAGGTTCGACCTCAAGAGACCAACAGAATCATTGCAAGCTTTTCGACGTAGGCTCACCAAGCATGAGTGGGAAAATGGAAATAGACCTTCCATTGTTCCGGATACTCGTTCTTGGCTTATAGGAGAAGCAAGAAATCATGGAAGCATTCATTCTGATTGGTGGCATGGTAATGCTGCAACTTTGGCAGCAAGCAGCCATATTGCAATCTATCCAGTGACCGGATGGTGGAAGGAACGCCCACATCTCAACAAATACAACAGTAAAGCTCGCTATAGCCTCGTCATCACCATTGAAACACCCAATGCTGAGATCGATCTCTATGGTGCAATTACAGCACAACCCGAAGTGATGACAGAAATAGAAGTGACCAGCTAA
- a CDS encoding ATP-binding protein: protein MATAEQLKALVRSHTEHDDAEFRSIAMQIAAHSAKKGNTSLAEELRRLIDQARREQRPVSPPRAVPITKPPSDLVGLVSSSYPTVRLSDMVLDEASMLQLKEIVHQNREREVLRMHALTPKRKLLLVGPPGCGKTMTASALATECQLPLMFVQLHGLITKYLGETSAKLHQLFLAMTETRAVYLFDEFDAIGSTRTAGNDVGEIRRILNSFLQLLERDESDSIIVAATNFMGMLDEALFRRFDDVIRYELPNATMLRQLIENRLSSYDLSQIKWKIVIKSALGLSHAETCRACDDAARRVVLSKNLEMDSSILIQALRARKQMKPQTSELG, encoded by the coding sequence ATGGCTACTGCTGAGCAGCTTAAAGCATTGGTTAGAAGTCACACTGAGCATGATGATGCTGAGTTCCGATCTATTGCCATGCAGATTGCCGCACACAGTGCAAAGAAGGGAAACACCTCGTTAGCAGAAGAACTGAGAAGGCTAATCGACCAAGCACGGAGAGAACAACGGCCTGTCAGTCCGCCACGAGCAGTTCCCATCACCAAGCCACCAAGCGACTTGGTAGGCCTTGTCTCATCGTCCTATCCAACCGTTCGGCTGTCTGACATGGTGCTTGATGAAGCCAGCATGCTGCAGCTGAAAGAAATCGTACACCAGAATCGCGAACGTGAAGTGCTTCGTATGCATGCACTTACGCCAAAACGTAAGCTGCTTCTGGTGGGACCGCCAGGATGTGGCAAGACTATGACTGCTTCAGCACTGGCAACCGAGTGTCAGCTTCCGTTGATGTTTGTTCAGTTGCATGGATTGATCACCAAATACCTGGGCGAGACTTCAGCGAAGTTGCATCAACTGTTCTTGGCAATGACGGAAACTCGAGCAGTCTATCTGTTTGATGAGTTTGATGCGATAGGTTCAACTCGAACCGCTGGGAATGATGTTGGCGAGATACGACGCATTCTGAACTCATTCCTACAACTACTTGAACGAGATGAGTCTGACAGCATCATTGTCGCCGCCACCAATTTCATGGGCATGCTGGACGAAGCTCTCTTTCGACGTTTTGACGATGTCATTCGATACGAACTCCCGAATGCAACCATGCTTCGACAATTGATCGAAAATCGGTTGAGTTCGTACGATCTCAGTCAGATCAAATGGAAGATTGTTATCAAGTCTGCTCTTGGACTGAGCCACGCAGAAACGTGTCGTGCATGTGATGATGCTGCTAGGCGAGTGGTGCTTTCCAAGAACTTGGAAATGGACAGCAGCATATTGATTCAAGCTCTCCGTGCTCGAAAACAAATGAAACCTCAAACGAGCGAATTAGGTTAA
- a CDS encoding energy-coupling factor ABC transporter permease, giving the protein MTWAVHIPDGVLSPVALGLGLVLLLLLLAVGCYRLRDDEVAKTGVFTAILFVASLIHPPIPGTKVHLILNGLAGMLLGKRVGLAVVIALALQALLLSHGGLYALGVNCATIGLPGLLVALVFALIKRSVHLQSRLSRLLAGGFLGGLGLVSTLILYYLVLRFGAVSGEDLQLLATIAFVWHIPVIIIEVIFTALVFDFLYRIKPELLGLQRSAVRVTGQ; this is encoded by the coding sequence ATGACTTGGGCTGTACATATCCCCGATGGTGTACTTTCTCCTGTTGCATTAGGGTTGGGCCTGGTATTGCTGCTCCTTTTGCTTGCTGTAGGGTGCTACCGCCTGCGCGACGACGAGGTAGCTAAGACTGGAGTATTTACAGCCATACTTTTTGTAGCATCACTTATTCATCCTCCGATTCCTGGTACTAAAGTACATCTGATCCTGAATGGGTTAGCCGGGATGTTGCTTGGTAAACGTGTTGGGTTGGCGGTAGTTATCGCCTTGGCATTGCAGGCACTTCTATTAAGTCATGGTGGACTGTATGCGCTGGGTGTCAACTGCGCCACGATCGGTTTGCCTGGACTGCTGGTTGCTCTGGTTTTTGCATTGATCAAGCGATCTGTGCATCTTCAGTCGCGTTTATCGCGACTATTGGCAGGAGGATTTCTCGGGGGCTTGGGACTCGTCAGCACGCTCATACTGTACTACCTGGTGCTCAGGTTTGGTGCAGTTTCCGGTGAGGACCTGCAGTTACTTGCCACCATTGCATTCGTATGGCATATACCTGTGATAATAATCGAAGTAATCTTTACTGCATTGGTATTCGATTTTCTTTACAGAATCAAGCCAGAACTGCTGGGATTACAGCGGAGTGCAGTTCGTGTAACTGGACAATAA
- a CDS encoding YedE-related selenium metabolism membrane protein, with translation MLRTEVHGTKLWLLWIACAGIGALAAVLVALGNPGNMGICGACFLRDTAGALGLFTGEGPRIFRPELAGLILGAFILRLAQNRIEGRAGAHAAPRFFLGLWMGIGTMVFLGCPFRMLQRMGGGDLNALVGLAGFIIGVGVGRIFEMRNYTSGKTSIVITPAGTPALILAIAALILFLAGGMPFGPGPEDLAGKPPHAPWFWSLGIAIVAGSILSWTGFCAISAVKQIYTRPRRMLWAAIALIGGYFILAICTGKFNLDFTSQPASHSDHIWNILAMALVGLTGVLAGGCPVRQIVLAGEGNGDAMITAIGILAGCSISHSFQIVSLSSGSTPAGRTAILLGLTICFSYAAWVVFSVSRLKTTTANEVSRAR, from the coding sequence ATAGCATGTGCAGGGATAGGTGCATTGGCTGCTGTGCTTGTCGCCCTGGGAAACCCGGGAAACATGGGCATCTGCGGAGCCTGTTTCTTGAGAGACACTGCTGGCGCCCTGGGACTTTTTACCGGAGAAGGCCCGCGTATTTTTCGTCCAGAATTAGCTGGGTTGATTCTTGGCGCTTTCATCCTCCGTCTTGCGCAAAACCGCATCGAAGGGCGAGCCGGCGCTCATGCCGCTCCTCGTTTTTTCCTCGGACTCTGGATGGGTATTGGAACCATGGTCTTTCTCGGTTGCCCCTTTCGAATGCTGCAGCGTATGGGGGGAGGCGATCTGAATGCCCTCGTTGGACTGGCAGGATTTATTATTGGTGTTGGTGTCGGGCGAATCTTCGAAATGCGTAACTATACTTCTGGTAAGACTTCCATTGTCATTACTCCTGCAGGTACCCCTGCACTGATTTTGGCAATTGCTGCGTTAATTCTTTTTCTTGCTGGAGGGATGCCTTTTGGCCCCGGTCCAGAAGACCTTGCCGGCAAACCACCACATGCTCCATGGTTCTGGTCACTGGGAATTGCCATCGTAGCTGGAAGCATCTTATCCTGGACAGGGTTTTGCGCAATCTCAGCAGTAAAGCAGATTTATACCAGACCACGTCGTATGCTCTGGGCTGCGATTGCGCTGATCGGTGGGTACTTCATCTTGGCTATCTGCACCGGGAAATTCAACCTCGACTTCACCAGTCAACCTGCAAGTCACAGTGATCATATTTGGAACATTCTTGCCATGGCACTGGTCGGTTTAACCGGCGTGCTTGCAGGTGGTTGCCCCGTGAGACAGATCGTCCTGGCAGGCGAAGGCAACGGCGACGCCATGATTACCGCCATCGGCATTCTTGCAGGCTGCTCAATATCTCACAGTTTTCAGATTGTTTCATTATCTTCAGGATCAACTCCTGCAGGTCGCACCGCTATCCTGCTCGGTCTTACGATTTGTTTTTCATATGCCGCCTGGGTGGTCTTTTCTGTTTCACGACTGAAGACTACTACAGCAAACGAAGTCTCCAGAGCGAGATGA